In Saccharicrinis fermentans DSM 9555 = JCM 21142, a genomic segment contains:
- a CDS encoding DsbA family protein: protein MDMRKIKLLSLLVSFILLFFIVFKIVGLLGWNKGAERMSLLPEGFQLDGEGDIIFGSPDAGCSVYLFANYRCQFCLSFFKEGLPQILDDYDGKVKVVFKPILFSHTQEEMDALRMAVSVFKYGDYLPFHTLLLRDPDVIYADSYKDYLMEIMGLNSAIANSYFDDATKKYIDDNKKMFKELKIKGTPGFVVDKHVITGFSNMKLLLDNKFKSK from the coding sequence ATGGATATGCGAAAAATTAAGTTGCTTTCTTTGCTTGTTTCTTTTATCTTACTTTTCTTTATAGTTTTTAAAATTGTAGGGTTATTGGGGTGGAATAAAGGGGCTGAACGGATGTCTTTGCTGCCCGAAGGTTTTCAATTGGATGGTGAAGGAGATATTATTTTCGGTTCCCCGGATGCCGGGTGTTCTGTTTATTTGTTTGCGAACTACCGATGTCAGTTCTGTTTGAGTTTTTTTAAGGAAGGATTGCCACAAATATTGGACGATTATGATGGAAAGGTGAAGGTGGTATTTAAACCCATTCTCTTTTCTCATACGCAAGAGGAAATGGATGCTTTACGGATGGCTGTATCTGTATTTAAATATGGAGATTATTTGCCATTTCATACCTTGTTATTGAGAGACCCTGATGTGATTTATGCTGATTCTTATAAAGATTATTTGATGGAAATCATGGGTTTAAATAGTGCCATTGCCAATAGTTACTTTGATGATGCTACTAAAAAATATATCGATGATAATAAAAAAATGTTTAAGGAGTTAAAGATAAAAGGTACACCTGGATTTGTGGTAGATAAACATGTAATAACAGGGTTCTCAAATATGAAATTATTGTTGGATAATAAATTTAAAAGTAAATGA
- a CDS encoding leucine-rich repeat domain-containing protein, which translates to MEDSQIIEELREQLPRKLKEVKKVTWFLRGYQLNDQGQVSHLSISKFGLKGEWPKAIFKLRHLEFLDMQDNEIQSIPKDISALKNLRCIDMRMNQLNALPTSMTNLPVLEKLYLGDNYFKNVPEAIRHYPSLYTIDFTNNQLVGGCEHLLNAPNIQNIYLKNNQLTSFPFHLTENKLIKELNLMENPIHQIPKEHKHIAQLWY; encoded by the coding sequence ATGGAAGATTCGCAGATTATTGAAGAACTAAGAGAACAATTACCTAGAAAACTAAAAGAGGTAAAAAAAGTAACTTGGTTTTTAAGAGGTTATCAACTAAACGATCAGGGGCAAGTAAGCCATTTAAGCATCTCAAAATTTGGGTTGAAGGGCGAGTGGCCCAAAGCCATTTTTAAATTGAGACACCTGGAGTTTCTGGACATGCAAGATAATGAGATTCAATCCATCCCAAAGGATATTTCTGCGCTAAAAAATTTAAGATGCATTGATATGCGCATGAATCAATTAAACGCACTCCCCACATCAATGACGAATTTACCTGTATTAGAGAAACTATATTTAGGTGACAATTATTTTAAAAATGTACCCGAAGCAATTCGCCACTATCCTTCTCTTTATACCATTGATTTTACCAACAATCAATTAGTTGGAGGTTGTGAACATTTATTAAATGCACCTAACATTCAAAACATATATCTTAAAAATAACCAGCTTACGTCCTTTCCTTTTCACCTGACAGAAAATAAATTGATAAAAGAATTAAATTTGATGGAAAATCCAATCCACCAAATCCCCAAAGAACATAAACACATTGCCCAATTATGGTATTAA
- a CDS encoding DUF1800 domain-containing protein produces the protein MAATDKFSGVLGRTNAAHLLRRATFGLTESAIQQFASLTVDQAMDLLFSDPVPADLPIDLKTNQTWLNPKAGDANSEQKKLTDYFIIWHLERMRQSEVNISERLTYFYHTHLPVRRSLVESSEMIYYQNALFRQFAKGSFKTLFKHICMDNAMLIYLDNGTNDVSSPNENFAREMLELYSIGRGPQIGLGDYTHFTEDDIKAATRVLTGYQVDYSFANVHSETQLPTGVIREVDRDGVWLAHRHDAGEKIFSHHFGKRVIAPSELVNGFATSEAAKQEFDEMIEMIFEKDETARFITRKLYRFFVYYQIDDYVENNVIIPLAAQFKSSGYDMSVLARAMLSSQHFYDVDDAESSNNIMGSIIKSPIDMILGTLRLFQVDVPTDLDTLYNTVYINGIFKFIEEQGLDFYEPFEVAGYPAYHQFPIYSRNWIRPQTLAYRYKLSEYFLNGINSKGKDLGIKLDVLSWVENGGAVSNPADANILVDALLELMIPFPVASERRDFFLTTVFLDGLYPAAWTTEWNNYRSDPTQYKATVASRISVLINAIMQSPEYQLY, from the coding sequence ATGGCAGCAACAGACAAATTTTCAGGTGTTTTGGGGCGAACAAATGCGGCTCACCTTTTACGGCGGGCTACTTTTGGACTTACAGAGTCAGCTATTCAACAGTTTGCTTCACTCACAGTTGACCAAGCAATGGATCTGCTATTCTCAGATCCCGTACCGGCTGATTTGCCCATCGATTTAAAAACCAATCAAACGTGGTTAAATCCTAAAGCAGGGGATGCAAATAGCGAACAAAAAAAGCTAACTGATTACTTCATTATTTGGCACCTGGAGCGGATGCGTCAGTCAGAGGTAAATATTTCTGAACGTTTAACCTACTTCTATCATACGCACTTGCCGGTTCGTCGTAGCTTGGTAGAGTCGTCGGAAATGATTTATTATCAGAATGCACTGTTCCGACAATTTGCCAAGGGAAGTTTCAAAACACTGTTTAAGCATATTTGCATGGATAATGCCATGCTTATTTATTTGGATAATGGTACCAACGATGTAAGTAGTCCCAATGAGAATTTTGCACGCGAAATGTTAGAGCTTTATTCTATTGGGCGTGGGCCACAGATAGGATTGGGCGATTATACACATTTCACCGAAGATGATATCAAGGCTGCTACGCGTGTCTTGACAGGTTATCAGGTGGATTATTCATTTGCAAATGTCCATAGCGAAACCCAATTGCCTACGGGGGTAATACGGGAAGTGGATCGTGATGGTGTTTGGCTTGCCCATAGGCATGACGCAGGTGAAAAAATCTTTAGCCATCACTTTGGTAAGCGGGTGATTGCCCCCTCGGAACTCGTCAATGGTTTTGCGACCAGTGAGGCTGCCAAACAAGAGTTTGACGAGATGATTGAGATGATCTTTGAAAAAGATGAGACAGCACGCTTTATAACGCGTAAGTTATATCGTTTTTTTGTCTATTATCAAATTGATGACTATGTAGAAAATAACGTGATTATTCCGTTGGCAGCCCAGTTTAAATCTTCGGGTTATGATATGTCTGTATTGGCGAGAGCGATGTTGAGTAGTCAACATTTTTATGATGTGGATGATGCAGAGTCATCAAATAATATCATGGGGTCTATTATTAAATCGCCTATTGACATGATATTGGGTACATTACGTTTGTTTCAAGTGGATGTACCAACGGATTTAGATACCCTGTACAATACTGTTTATATCAATGGTATTTTTAAGTTTATTGAGGAGCAAGGACTTGATTTTTATGAGCCTTTTGAAGTGGCAGGCTATCCTGCTTATCATCAATTTCCTATTTATAGCAGAAACTGGATCAGACCTCAAACCTTGGCTTATCGATATAAGTTGTCTGAATATTTTTTAAATGGTATCAACTCCAAAGGGAAAGATTTAGGCATTAAACTGGATGTGCTTTCTTGGGTGGAGAATGGAGGTGCGGTTTCTAATCCTGCCGATGCGAATATATTGGTTGATGCATTGTTGGAGTTGATGATCCCTTTTCCGGTGGCCTCTGAAAGACGCGATTTTTTTCTGACAACCGTCTTCCTTGATGGCTTGTATCCGGCAGCCTGGACCACTGAATGGAACAACTATCGTTCCGATCCAACTCAATATAAAGCCACCGTTGCATCTCGGATCTCAGTCCTGATCAATGCTATTATGCAGTCTCCTGAATATCAATTGTACTAA
- a CDS encoding DUF1501 domain-containing protein, translating to MKRRNFIRNIGAAAAGSFALGGVPLRAMRPGAAIAQAALDGSNDNVLIFIQLHGGNDGLNSLVPVSQYNEYYNLRANIALPDHGQRSYINIDDSIPESKQVGLHPDMIHFKQLYDEDKAVVIQNVGYPDMNGSHFRGRDLVFMGLDGTEDQADVSSGWMGRFLNLEYPNYPDAYPSESMRDPVAIEMGSSMSLAFHREQGIPVGLNVQSPEAFYELINGVGVDNATLYKPEGYAGDELEYLWQFEGMSNVYAERLKQVYDYGSNSTVEYPTEYPAPTLALYKKNALSGQLRLIARLLKGGIKTRIFMCRMGGFDTHGNQVDENDATLGIHASLMYHLSSAIKAFQDDLANLGLEDKVLTMTFTEFGRRVKSNDSYGTDHGTSTPVFVFGKAVKSQVVGDNPDLSDLVGGNMKYQVDYRQVYTSVLQDWFGAGKEALEAARFSEFVDSRIDIFGLDIGVKELEAGKVNAIAFPIPATDTLTFQFNMPMPGNAVIKLFDVNGRMVYQKRLNYLYYGSQTFVLRVSSLPAGQYVFTVGTNQYTESGKVIVKR from the coding sequence ATGAAAAGAAGAAATTTTATACGAAACATAGGAGCAGCGGCAGCGGGTAGCTTTGCTTTGGGCGGAGTGCCGCTTAGGGCGATGAGGCCAGGTGCTGCTATAGCTCAAGCGGCATTGGATGGTAGTAATGATAATGTGTTAATATTTATTCAACTGCACGGAGGGAACGATGGATTAAATTCTTTGGTTCCTGTCAGTCAGTACAATGAGTACTATAATTTGAGGGCTAATATTGCTTTGCCTGATCATGGTCAGAGGAGTTATATCAATATTGATGATTCTATTCCTGAAAGTAAACAGGTGGGGTTACATCCGGATATGATTCACTTTAAACAATTGTATGACGAAGATAAGGCCGTGGTGATACAAAACGTTGGATATCCTGATATGAACGGTTCTCATTTTAGAGGGCGTGACCTGGTTTTTATGGGGCTGGATGGAACAGAAGATCAAGCTGATGTGAGTTCTGGATGGATGGGACGCTTCCTGAACCTTGAATATCCCAATTATCCGGATGCATATCCCAGTGAAAGCATGAGAGACCCTGTTGCCATTGAAATGGGGAGTTCCATGTCATTGGCTTTTCATAGGGAGCAAGGTATACCAGTGGGACTGAATGTACAGAGCCCGGAAGCTTTCTATGAACTGATAAATGGGGTAGGTGTAGACAATGCCACGTTGTATAAGCCTGAGGGATACGCGGGAGATGAATTGGAATACCTGTGGCAGTTTGAGGGCATGTCTAATGTGTATGCCGAACGGTTAAAACAGGTATATGACTATGGGTCTAACTCTACGGTGGAGTATCCTACGGAGTATCCGGCACCTACCCTTGCGCTGTATAAAAAAAATGCTTTGTCGGGACAGCTAAGGTTGATTGCTCGTTTATTAAAAGGTGGAATTAAAACCCGCATTTTTATGTGTCGTATGGGAGGTTTCGATACGCATGGTAATCAGGTGGATGAGAATGATGCAACGCTGGGTATCCATGCTTCCTTAATGTATCACCTATCATCTGCCATTAAGGCTTTTCAGGATGATCTGGCTAATTTGGGATTGGAAGATAAAGTGTTGACCATGACCTTTACAGAATTCGGGCGCCGGGTAAAATCCAATGATAGTTATGGTACAGACCATGGAACTTCCACTCCGGTTTTTGTTTTTGGTAAAGCAGTTAAAAGTCAAGTGGTGGGCGATAATCCGGATTTGAGCGATCTGGTTGGGGGTAATATGAAATATCAGGTGGATTATAGACAGGTGTATACATCGGTATTGCAAGATTGGTTTGGTGCAGGTAAAGAAGCTTTGGAGGCAGCCCGTTTTAGCGAATTTGTAGATAGTAGAATAGATATTTTTGGATTGGATATAGGAGTCAAAGAGCTGGAAGCAGGTAAGGTAAATGCCATTGCTTTTCCTATTCCGGCAACCGATACTCTTACCTTTCAGTTTAATATGCCGATGCCTGGAAATGCCGTTATAAAGCTCTTTGATGTGAATGGCAGAATGGTGTATCAAAAGCGTTTGAATTATTTATATTATGGTTCGCAGACCTTTGTGTTGCGTGTGAGTAGTCTTCCTGCGGGCCAATATGTATTTACAGTTGGTACCAACCAGTATACCGAAAGTGGAAAAGTTATTGTGAAAAGGTAG